The following proteins are co-located in the Spea bombifrons isolate aSpeBom1 chromosome 3, aSpeBom1.2.pri, whole genome shotgun sequence genome:
- the NRROS gene encoding transforming growth factor beta activator LRRC33 — protein MAIVSVWFSLGCMYLALSWWDNAVEGRRFSGCRLVSKVADCNRLQLSSVPQDLPTDIEELFLDFNIIKSLDKNSLSIYPGLKNLSLRSNRLELIHIEAFKGIINLDSLSLQDNNIATGYSLVSKAFMFTPSLKNLDLSKNGLNEAMVTILLKNLNSLEYLAVDNNIIMRLDDTVFTGVSNLKELSLERNYIYEIDSGTFERLVNLKTLNLAFNNLPCVIDFGLTQLRVLNLSFNHLEWFQSQEIDVEFQLELLDISHNQLLFFPLLPKWHHLHTLLLSDNRMRFYADIFDLESSYEDFLIMENNSTNITTVNLWEEEIISDLSTLKFLDISMNQFKYLPDGFIGKMTSLTSLKLDWNCLETFSVLPMEIASSLTELDLSNNEILELRVDNVSQNVLGLRYFNLSRNNLQKLPRHIFSSMSDIATIDLSHNRLNLCSGSDSDMDCVDIRHITSLRHLHLSGCEMELDMQGHFCGTALTYLDLSDNRVNCLHSLMDTSRTLRFLSLRNSLECNFSAEFSAYQSLKFLDLSGNNLTTFPNSLTGLSLQSLDLRKNNLSSLPFISSYHQILRSLNILYISDNPFDCCELSWLNILRRLSSINISDLSRVTCKFSHRRMLVRDISESVHHSCQWKTGGTLLYLLLTMPISLTLLMALLLLYLTFKETLLQVLKRRCRRSNSY, from the exons ATGGCCATTGTGTCCGTCTGGTTTTCACTGGGTTGTATGTATCTGGCATTATCATGGTGGGACAATGCAGTTGAAGGGAGGCGTTTTTCTGGATGTAGACTG gTTTCCAAAGTTGCAGATTGCAACCGTTTGCAGCTCAGCTCAGTTCCTCAGGATCTTCCTACTGATATTGAGGAACTATTTCTGGATTTCAACATTATTAAGAGTCTCGACAAAAACTCTCTGTCAATATACCCTGGCTTGAAGAACCTTAGTTTGAGATCGAATCGTTTGGAACTGATACATATCGAAGCATTTAAAGGAATAATAAACCTTGATTCACTATCACTACAGGACAATAATATTGCTACTGGTTACAGTCTGGTTTCCAAAGCCTTCATGTTTACGCCTTCCCTTAAGAATCTGGATCTGTCTAAAAATGGGCTTAATGAAGCTATGGTGACCATCCTCCTTAAGAACCTGAACTCCCTGGAATACCTTGCCGTAGACAACAACATTATTATGCGTTTAGATGACACTGTGTTTACAGGTGTCAGCAACTTAAAAGAGTTAAGCCTGGAAAGGAACTATATTTATGAGATAGATAGTGGCACATTTGAGCGTCTGGTAAATCTGAAAACTTTAAATCTTGCCTTTAACAATTTGCCCTGCGTTATAGACTTTGGCTTGACTCAGCTCCGCGTACTCAATCTTAGCTTCAACCACCTTGAATGGTTCCAGTCCCAAGAAATAGATGTAGAATTCCAACTGGAATTGCTGGACATATCTCATAACCAGCTGCTATTTTTCCCACTGTTGCCAAAGTGGCACCACCTACATACCCTGCTGCTCTCTGATAATCGGATGAGGTTCTATGCTGACATTTTTGATTTGGAATCATCCTATGAAGATTTTCTGATAATGGAAAATAACAGTACGAACATCACAACTGTTAACCTGTGGGAGGAAGAAATTATCAGTGATCTCTCAACTTTAAAGTTTCTTGACATTAGCATGAACCAGTTCAAGTACCTTCCGGATGGATTCATTGGCAAAATGACTTCTTTGACATCCCTAAAACTTGACTGGAACTGCTTAGAAACATTTTCCGTCTTGCCAATGGAAATTGCTAGTTCTCTCACTGAACTGGATCTCAGCAACAACGAGATTTTGGAGCTACGGGTAGATAATGTTTCCCAAAATGTATTGGGCCTCAGGTACTTTAACCTGAGCAGAAACAATCTCCAGAAGCTCCCTAGGCATATCTTCAGCAGTATGAGTGACATTGCAACTATAGATCTGAGCCATAATAGGCTTAATTTATGTTCTGGTTCAGATAGTGACATGGATTGTGTAGATATCAGACACATAACATCTCTCAGGCATCTCCACCTTTCCGGATGTGAAATGGAGTTGGATATGCAAGGTCATTTTTGTGGTACTGCATTAACTTATCTGGACCTTTCAGATAACCGGGTCAACTGCCTTCACTCTTTAATGGACACATCTAGAACGCTACGCTTTCTTTCACTCCGGAACAGCCTGGAATGTAATTTCAGTGCTGAATTCTCTGCATATCAAAGCTTGAAATTCCTAGACCTATCTGGAAACAACCTCACTACTTTCCCTAATTCCCTTACTGGATTGTCTCTTCAGTCCCTAGATCTCAGAAAGAACAATTTAAGTTCACTTCCATTCATCAGCAGTTACCACCAAATCTTGAGAAGCCTAAATATTCTTTACATCAGCGATAACCCATTTGACTGCTGTGAATTGAGCTGGTTGAATATATTGAGAAGACTGAGTAGCATTAATATTTCTGACCTTTCACGGGTTACCTGTAAATTCTCCCATAGACGGATGTTAGTACGGGACATATCTGAGTCTGTTCATCACAGCTGCCAGTGGAAGACTGGTGGCACCCTTCTCTATTTGCTGCTTACCATGCCCATTTCTCTGACATTATTGATGGCTCTTCTCCTGTTGTATCTGACGTTCAAAGAGACCCTTTTACAAGTTTTGAAAAGAAGATGCAGGAGATCTAATAGCTACTGA